A DNA window from Streptomyces parvus contains the following coding sequences:
- a CDS encoding TerD family protein, whose amino-acid sequence MTINLTKGQQVSLTKSGGGELDVVRMGLGWKSAPRKGFLARLTAREIDLDASAVLFAGRAPQDVVFFQHLTSDDGSVQHTGDNRVGGAGQGGDDESIVVDLRRVPAHVDQIVFTVNSFTGQTFEEVEAAFCRLVDESNGQELARYTLTGGGRHTAQIMAKVQRTGSGWQMTAIGAPADGRTFQDLMPAVAQHL is encoded by the coding sequence ATGACGATCAACCTCACCAAGGGCCAGCAGGTCAGCCTCACCAAGTCCGGCGGCGGCGAGCTCGACGTCGTACGGATGGGTCTTGGCTGGAAGTCCGCTCCCCGCAAGGGATTTCTGGCGCGGCTGACCGCCCGCGAGATCGACCTGGACGCCTCGGCGGTGCTCTTCGCGGGCCGGGCCCCGCAGGACGTGGTCTTCTTCCAGCATCTGACCAGCGACGACGGCTCGGTCCAGCACACCGGGGACAACCGGGTCGGCGGGGCGGGCCAGGGCGGTGACGACGAGTCGATCGTCGTCGACCTGCGACGCGTGCCGGCCCATGTGGACCAGATCGTCTTCACGGTGAACTCGTTCACCGGCCAGACCTTCGAGGAGGTCGAAGCGGCGTTCTGCCGGCTGGTCGACGAGAGCAACGGACAGGAGCTGGCCCGGTACACGCTGACCGGCGGGGGGCGGCACACCGCCCAGATCATGGCCAAGGTCCAGCGGACGGGCTCGGGCTGGCAGATGACCGCGATCGGCGCACCGGCGGACGGGCGGACCTTTCAGGACCTCATGCCCGCGGTCGCCCAGCACCTCTGA